The following are encoded in a window of Mycobacterium vicinigordonae genomic DNA:
- a CDS encoding serine/threonine-protein kinase gives MSPRVGVTLSGRYRLQRLIATGGMGQVWEAVDSRLGRRVAVKVLKQEFSQDPEFIERFRAEARTTAMLNHPGIAQVHDYGESALDGEGRTAYLVMELVNGEPLNSVLKRTGRLSLRHALDMLEQTGRALQIAHAAGLVHRDVKPGNILITPTGQVKITDFGIAKAVDAAPVTQTGMVMGTAQYIAPEQALGHDATPASDVYALGVVGYEVVSGKRPFTGDGALTVAMKHIKEPPPPLPADLPPNVRELIEITLVKNPSQRYRSGGPFADAVAAVRAGRRPPRPSQSPPAGRAAPAAIPSAAPARIAPTPAARTTPPRRSAQTSSRRPPPARRTFSSGQRALLWAAGVLGALAIIIAVLIVMKSGGGNSQETPRTVPNTGSGQVSIDDSGSQPGGLQVNWTDPGATGTSGVLARYETPR, from the coding sequence ATGAGTCCCCGCGTCGGGGTGACGCTGTCAGGCCGGTACCGCCTGCAGCGGCTGATCGCAACCGGTGGGATGGGCCAGGTCTGGGAGGCGGTCGACAGCCGGCTGGGCCGGCGCGTCGCCGTCAAGGTGCTCAAGCAGGAATTCTCCCAGGACCCCGAGTTCATCGAACGGTTCCGGGCTGAGGCTCGCACCACGGCCATGCTCAACCATCCCGGTATTGCCCAGGTCCACGACTACGGAGAAAGCGCGCTGGACGGCGAAGGCCGCACCGCGTATCTGGTGATGGAGCTGGTCAACGGAGAGCCGCTGAACTCGGTGCTCAAGCGGACCGGGCGACTCTCGTTGCGCCACGCGCTGGACATGCTCGAGCAAACCGGCCGTGCACTACAGATCGCGCACGCCGCTGGGTTGGTGCACCGCGATGTCAAACCCGGCAACATCCTGATCACCCCGACCGGGCAGGTCAAGATCACCGACTTCGGCATCGCCAAGGCCGTCGACGCAGCACCGGTGACGCAAACGGGAATGGTGATGGGCACCGCCCAGTACATCGCGCCCGAGCAGGCTTTGGGCCACGACGCGACACCGGCCAGTGACGTCTACGCGCTGGGAGTCGTTGGCTACGAGGTGGTGTCGGGGAAGCGTCCGTTCACCGGTGACGGCGCCCTTACGGTGGCGATGAAGCACATCAAGGAGCCACCGCCGCCGCTGCCCGCCGACCTGCCGCCCAATGTCCGGGAGCTCATCGAGATCACGCTGGTGAAGAATCCCAGTCAGCGTTACCGCAGCGGGGGGCCCTTCGCGGATGCGGTGGCTGCGGTGCGCGCCGGTCGCCGGCCGCCGCGGCCCAGCCAGTCGCCGCCGGCCGGCCGGGCAGCGCCCGCGGCGATTCCGTCGGCCGCGCCGGCGCGGATCGCGCCCACTCCGGCAGCCCGGACCACCCCGCCCCGCCGGTCAGCGCAGACTTCGAGCCGCCGACCGCCGCCCGCGAGGCGCACATTCTCCTCGGGACAGCGAGCGCTGCTGTGGGCCGCCGGCGTACTCGGAGCGCTGGCGATCATTATCGCGGTCCTCATCGTGATGAAGTCGGGCGGCGGCAACAGTCAGGAAACTCCGCGGACCGTCCCCAACACCGGTAGCGGGCAGGTCAGCATCGACGACTCCGGCTCCCAGCCGGGCGGTCTGCAGGTGAACTGGACGGACCCGGGCGCAACGGGTACTTCTGGGGTGCTGGCCCGATACGAGACACCACGATGA